Genomic DNA from Lutibacter sp. A80:
AATTTATTACCTGGTGAGTCTAGAGAATTTTCTTCTCCAGAAATTACAAATTCAATAAGAGAAAAAGCTGGTACTTTTTATGGCACAGAAAGTTTAACCTTTGGTTCAGGTGGAAGTTTTGGAGGAAGCCCAATCTCTATTTCTCTTTTAGGAAATAATATTAGCGAATTAAAAGGTGCCAAAAACGACCTTAAAGCCGCTTTAAATCAAGATTCTGAATTAAAAGATATATCAGATAATGATCCACAAGGTATTAAAGAAGTGCAAATAAAATTAAAAAACGATGCTTATATATTAGGCCTAAATTTACAGTCTGTAATGAGCCAAGTTAGATCCGGTTTTTTTGGTTACCAAGCACAACGTTTTCAACGTGGACAAGATGAAATTAAAGTATGGGTACGCTATTTAAAAGAAGATAGATCATCTATAAAAGATTTAGATAATATGTGGATTACAACACCAACTGGAGATAGAGTTCCTTTTAGTGAAATTGCCACATACACTATACAAAGAGGTGAAGTAGCTATTAATCACCTAGCAGGAAAAAGAGAAATTCAAGTAAATGCAGATTTACAAGATCCTGAAGGAAGTGCTGTAGATGAACTAGAAAAAATTAAAACAACTATAATTCCTGAAATTCTATCTAAATACCCAACTGTTTCTGCTCTTTACGAAGGTCAAAATAGAGAAGCTAATAAAACATCTAGCTCTGCAGCAACAACATTCCCTATAATTTTAATGCTAATTTATATTACAATAGCATTTACATTTAGATCTTACGATCAACCTTTATTATTAATGATAATGATTCCTTTTAGTTTAATTGGTGTTGGTTGGGGACATTGGATTCACGGTTTTCCTATAAATGTTTTATCTGGATTAGGAATCATTGCACTTATAGGTATTTTAGTAAATGATGGTTTGGTACTTATTGGAAAAGTAAACTCCAATTTAAAACAAGGTCTAAAATACGATCAGGCATTGTATAAAGCAGGTATTTCAAGGTTTAGAGCAATCTTTTTAACTTCATTAACAACAATTGCAGGTTTAGCTCCACTTTTATTAGAAAAAAGTAGACAAGCTCAATTTTTAAAACCAATGGCATTATCAATATCTTATGGTATTGGTGTAGCTACCGTTTTAACATTGGTAATGTTACCTCTTTTATTATCTCTAGGTAATTCTATTAAAGTATTTTTTAAATGGCTTAGAACTGGAGAAAAAGTAACAAAAGAAGAAGTTGAAAGAGCAATTATTGAATCAAATATTGAAGAAGATGAATTATATTAATAAAATAGCAATCGTATTTTCACTTTGTTTAACAAGTGGTTTTGCACAAGAAAAGCTGACAAAACAAGAGGCCGTAAACTTGGCTTTAGAAAATAACTATGGAATATTAATCGCTAAAAATAATATTAAAATTGCTGAAAATAATGCAAGTATAAATAACAGCGGCTATTTACCTACAATTACAGCAAGTGCAGGTGTTAATTACAATTTAGACGATACCGAATATACACTTCAAAACGGAACTGTTTCAGAAACCAATGGTGCTGAATCTAATTCTTATAATGCATCAATTGGAGTAAACTATACATTGTTTGACGGCTTAGGAAGGTCTTATAATTACAAAAAATTAAAAGAAGCGCATAATTTATCGGAACTAGAAGCTCAAACTGTTATAGAAAATTCCTTGTTGCAAATTTTTTCTATATACTACAATGTAGCTCAATTAACTGAAAACAGTAAAAATATTAGCGAATCTTTAAACGTTTCTAAACAACGCTTATTGAGAGCTAAATATGGATTTGACTATGGGCAAAACACAAAATTAGAAGTCTTAAATGCTGAAGTTGATGTAAATAACGATAGTATTAGCTACATAAATACACAACGTTTATTAGCAAATTCTAAAAGAGATTTAAACTTAGTATTGGGTAGAAATGTAAACACAAATTTTTCTGTAGATACAGATATTTCATTCAATTTAGCTTTTGATTTAAATACTCTTATAGAAAAAGCAAAAGAGTACAATATCGAAATTCAAAAAGTAAACAAAAATTTACAAATAAGTCAGTTTGAGATTAAAATAAACAAATCTAACTTACTCCCTAGCTTAAGTTTAAATAGTTCATATGGATTAAATAAATACAATAACGATGCAACTTTTACTTATGCAGAACAACTCTCTAAAGGTTTAAATGCAGGTTTAAGTTTAAATTGGAATGTTTTTGATGGAGGAAGTACAAAAACAAGTATTCAAAATGCAAAAATTTATGAGGACAATTTAAAAGTTCAAAAAGAACAAGCCTTAAATGAATTAGAACGAAACGTTGCAAATGCATTAGAAATCTATAACAATTCATTGTTTATTTTAAACGCTGAAGAAAAAAATGTAGAAACCAATAAAAATAACTTTTCTAGAACTGAAGAGAAATTTAAATTGGGACAAGCAACATCTATAGAATTTAGACAAGCACAATTAAATTTATTAAACGCACAATCTAGTTATAACACTGCTAAATACGATGCCAAAAATGCAGAATTAGTTTTATTACAACTCTCTGGACAATTGCTAGATACAGATTTTTAAACATTTAAATTATTCGGAAAAAAGTTTAACTAAAACATTAACAGTTTAACAGCCTAAAATTTAGCTTCATCACTAAATTTTAGGCTTTATTATTTTATAATTATAGAATAAAAAAAATATCAAATAAAAATAAAATACTGAATATCAAAATATTATAAAAAACGTATTTAAAACCATAATTTTCTTAATAAAAAATACAAAATCTTAATTGTAACAAATATTACTTTTATTTAAAAACGGAAAATTATACTGACAAAAGTCATATTCTACTTTATTTACTGTTCTTAAATTTGTTCTCTTAAAATAAAAAGATAACATAAATAAATATTAAGATGGAGACGCAACAAGAAGTCAAAACCAGAGTTTACAAGTTTGGAAACAAAACAGCTGATGGTAACAGTACAATGAGGAACCTTTTAGGAGGTAAAGGAGCTAATTTAGCTGAAATGGGATTAATAGGAATACCTGTTCCTCCTGGGTTTACCATTACTACAGAAGTTTCAACAGAGTATAACTTACTTGGAAAAGATGCAGTTGTTGAATTGATTACTAAAGAAGTAGAAGACGCTATAGACAATGTAGAGCAAATAATGGGTTCTAAATTTGGAGACAAAGAAAACCCACTATTAGTTTCTGTACGTTCTGGAGCTAGAGTTTCTATGCCAGGAATGATGGATACAGTTTTAAACCTAGGTTTAAATGATGAAGTAGTTATTGGATTGGCTAAAAAATCTGGAAACGAACGTTTCGCTTGGGATTCTTACAGAAGATTTATTCAAATGTATGGAGATGTAGTTTTAGGTATGAAACCAGAATCAAAAGATGATATTGATCCTTTTGAAGAAATAATGGAAGCTCTAAAACATAAGCGTAATATTGAATTAGATACAGAATTCACAATTCAAGATTTAAAAGATTTAGTATATGATTTTAAAGAAGCTGTAAAAAAACGTACAGGTTTCGATTTTCCAACAAACCCTTGGGATCAACTTTGGGGTGCAGTAATGGCTGTATTTAATAGTTGGAATAGTGATAGAGCTGTATACTATAGAAAAATGAATGGTTACCCAGGTGAATGGGGAACTGCCGTAAACGTACAAGCTATGGTTTATGGAAATATGGGAAGTAACTCTGGTACTGGAGTATGTTTTACACGTGATGCGGGTACAGGAGAAAACCTTTTTAATGGTGAATACTTAATTGATGCACAAGGTGAAGATGTAGTTGCAGGTACAAGAACACCTCAACAAATTACTAAAATTGGTTCTTTACGTTGGGCTGAATTAGCTAAAGTAGAAGAAGAAGATAGAGTTGCTAATTATCCTTCATTAGAAGAGTTAATGCCAGAAATTTATAATGAATTAAACGAATACCAACAAAAACTAGAATTACATTATAAAGATATGCAAGATATGGAGTTCACCATTCAAGATGGTAAACTTTGGATTCTTCAAACTCGTAATGGTAAACGTACTGGTGCTGCAATGGTAAAAATTGCAATGGATTTCTTAAAAGAAGACTTAATTACCGAAAAAGAAGCTCTTTTAAAAATTGAACCTAATAAATTAGACGAATTATTACACCCTGTTTTTGATCCAATTGCATTAAAAAAAGCAAATGTTATTGCACAAGGTTTACCTGCATCTCCAGGAGCTGCTACAGGTAAAATTGTATTCTTTGCAGATGAAGCAGATAAATATAAACACAGTATTTTAGTACGTATAGAAACTTCTCCTGAAGATTTAGAAGGTATGAATATTGCTAAAGGTATTTTAACCGCTCGTGGAGGTATGACTTCTCACGCTGCCGTTGTTGCGCGTGGTATGGGTAAATGTTGTGTTTCTGGTGCTGGTGCTTTAAAAATTGATTACAAAGCTAGAACATTAACTGTTGGTGATCACGTATACCAAGAAGGAGATTGGATTTCTTTAAATGGCTCTACAGGTAATATTATTGAAGGAAAAGTTGCTACAGCTGAACCAGAAGTAAGTGGTGAATTTGCAGAAATAATGAAATTATCAGATAAATACGCTACTATGCAAGTACGTACAAATGCTGATTCTCCAAAAGATGCTAAAGTAGCTGTTAAATTTGGTGCACAAGGTATTGGTTTAACAAGAACTGAACATATGTTCTTTGAAGTAGATAGAATTAAAGCAATGCGTGAAATGATTTTAGCTGACACCGTTAAAGGACGTAAAGAAGCTTTAAACGAATTATTACCAATGCAACGTGAAGATTTTGAAGGTATATTTGAAGCAATGGATGGTTTACCAGTAACTGTTCGTTTATTAGATCCACCATTACACGAATTTGTACCTCACCAATTAGAAACACAACGTAGTTTAGCAGAAGATATGCACATTTCTTTAGAAGCTGTTAAAATTAAAGTTGCAGAATTAGAAGAGTTTAATCCAATGTTAGGACATAGAGGTTGTAGATTAGGTATTACCTATCCAGAAATTACCGAAATGCAAACAAGAGCTATTATTGAAGCTGCATTAAACTTAAAAGAAAAAGGAATTGTTGCAAAACCAGAAATTATGGTTCCTTTAATTGGTACAATTGCTGAGTTTGAAAATCAAGAAGCAGTAATTAGAGCTACAGCAGAAGAAGTATTTAAAGAAAGAAATGACTCAGTTGAATACTTAGTTGGTACAATGATTGAAATTCCTAGAGCTGCATTAACAGCTGATTTAATTGCTAAAAAAGCTGATTTCTTCTCTTTTGGAACAAATGACTTAACACAAATGACATTCGGTTATTCTAGAGATGATGCTGGTAAATTCTTACCAGTTTATATAGAAAATAGAATTTTAAATGTAGATCCTTTCGAAGTTCTAGATCAAGAAGGTGTTGGTCAATTAGTTAAAACAGGAACAGAAAAAGGTAGAAGCACAAAACCAAACTTAAAAGTAGGTATTTGTGGTGAACATGGTGGAGAGCCAAGTTCTGTAGAATTCTGCTACAATACAGGAATGAACTACGTAAGTTGTTCTCCTTTTAGAGTGCCAATTGCTCGTATTGCATCAGCACAAGCAGCTATAAAAAAACAAGCATAATAATATAATTTTTAGTTAGTAGATTAAAACTCCAACTTTTAAAAAAGTTGGGGTTTTTTTTATACTACAATTACAGTATCTTCGTAATATGATAAAAATTAGTATAATTGGCGGTGGTAATGTTGCATACCATTTAACAGCTATTTTATTAAAAACACCCACTGTTAAACTGGTTGAAGTTTATAATAGAACATTAGATAAAATTCAATATTTAAAACATAAAACAGCTATAACGGCAAATTTAAACACGTTAAAAGACGCTGATATTTATATAATTTGTGTTTCAGATAATGCAATTGAAGAAGTATCAAAACAATTAAACCTTAACAATAAATTAGTAGTCCACACATCTGGAAGTGTTGCTATAGACGAATTAAAATGCAATGCGAATAAAGGTGTTTTTTATTTATTACAATCTTTTTCTAAAGATAAAAATGTCGACTTTTCTAACATTCCAATTTGTTTAGAAGCTGAAACTAAAAAAGATTTAGAATTACTAGAAACATTAGCTCAAACAATTTCAAAAAACAGTTATCATATAAATTCAAGCCAACGTAGAAACATACATGTTTCAGCAGTTTTTATTAATAATTTTGTAAATCATCTTTATTATATTGGCAACCAAATTTGTAGTAATAACAATGTTCCTTTTGAAATTTTACAACCGCTAATTAAAGAAACTGCTTTAAAAATTGAAACATTAACACCCTTTGAAGCACAAACAGGACCCGCAAAAAGAAACGATACTAAAACCTTAAAAAAACACGAGGCAATGTTAAGTAAAAATCAAAAAGAAATTTATAAATTGCTATCCCAATCTATTTACAATACCTATGGAAAAAAGTTATAAAGAAATAATGCCACAAATTAACACCTTTATTTTTGATGTAGACGGTGTTTTAACCAATGGTTTAATTACCATAACTACTAATGGAGAGCTTATTAGAAATATGAGCGTTAAAGATGGTTATGCCCTTAAAACTGCTGTTGATAGTGGTTATAATGTATGTATTATTTCTGGAGGAAGTAACGAAGGTGTTCGCGCACGTTTAGAAGGTTTAGGCATTAACGATATTTATTTAGGCACACATACTAAAATTGTTCAGTTAAACGAATATCTTTCTAAAAACAATATCAACCCAGAAAACGTGTTATACATGGGAGATGACATACCAGATTATCCTGTTATGAAAATAGTTGGATTGCCCTGCTGCCCAAAAGATGCTGTATCAGAAATCCAAGGAATAGCTAAATATGTATCACAAAAAAAAGGAGGAACTGGTTGTGTTAGAGATGTTATTGAACAAGTTTTAAAAGTTCAAGGAAAATGGACTCAGCAATTTAATGCACAAACAGATTAATATATTAAACCAAACATAAATAACTATATAATTAATAAAATAAACTGTTTAAAATAATTACTATTTTTAAACAGTTTTTTTAACTACTAAAACCAAATACTCATGAAAAAAACAATCTCAATTTTAAGCTGTTTATTCTTTATTGGAATTTTGTCAGTACAATCGCAATCTATTTTTGGAAAATGGAAAACAATTGATGATCAAACAGGTAATGAAAAATCTATTGTAGAAATTTATCAAAAAGATGGTAAAGCATATGCTAAAATTGTAAAACTTCTTGAAAAAGGAAACGAAAATAAAGTATGTGAAGAATGTAAAGGCGCTAAAAAAAATAAACCTATGGTTGGCATGGAAATAATTGATGGCCTTTCCAAAGATGGTGACGAATGGAATGATGCTAAAATATTAGATCCTAAAACTGGTAAAGAATATAAATGCTATATAACATTAGAAGATCCAAATAAACTTAAAGTAAGAGGTTATGTTGGTTTTGCTTTACTTGGAAGATCTCAATATTGGCATAGAGTTACTGAATAACTAAAAATTTAACCAATGCTAATTCTTTTCTTTTAGCATTGGTACAAATTTAAAATCTCCCAACTCATGTTTTTCAAAAACTTTTTCTCCTGTTCTTACAAATAAAGTCATTATTTGAACCTTATCACCTACAGGAATAACTAACCTACCTCCTATTTTTAATTGAGATAATAAAGGTTTTGGTACATAAGGAGCACCTGCAGTTACTATAATACCTTCAAAAGGAGCTTCATCTGGCAATCCTTTATACCCATCACCAAAAATTATTTTTTTAGGTTTATAACTTAATTTAGGTAAAAAAAATTTCGTTTTTTTAAATAATTCTTTTTGACGTTCAATAGTATAAACCCTTGCACCTATTTCAAGCAAAACCGCTGTTTGATATCCAGAACCTGTACCAATTTCTAAAATTTTATCGTTTGGCTTAACATTTAACAATTCTGTTTGAAACGCTACTGTATAAGGTTGTGAAATTGTTTGATCAGCAGCAATAGGAAAAGCTTTATCTTGATAAGCAAAATTTTCAAATCCAGAATCCATAAATAAATGTCGTGGCACAGAAGCTATAGCTTTTAAAACATGAGTATCTGTAATTCCTTTTTCTTTAATTGTCTCTACTAATTGATTTCTAAGTCCTTGATGTTTGAGCGTATCTTTCACTATTATTTAAAATTTGAGATGCTAAAAATAGGAATAAATGCATAAAGATTGTTATTTTTGTTTATATAAAATTATACATACTTATGATGCTAAAAGCAGGAGTTTTAGGAGCCGGTCATCTAGGCAAAATTCACTTAAAATTATTAAATCAATCAAATAAATACGAATTAGTTGGATTTTATGATCCATTTGAAGAAAATGCAAAAAAAGTTTCGGAAGAATTTGGTTATAAAAAATTCAATTCTGTACAAGAATTAATTGAAGCTGTAGACGTAGTTGATATTGTAACACCAACACTTTCTCATTTCGATTGTGCCAAAGAAGCAATAGAAAAAGGTAAACATATTTTTATTGAAAAACCCATTACAAAAACAATTGAAGAAGCTGAAGCAATTTTAAATTTAGCTAGTAAACACAGTGTAAAAGGACAAGTTGGGCACGTAGAACGTTTTAACCCTGCTTTTACAGCTGTTAAAAGTACGATAGTAAATCCCATGTTTATTGAAACACATAGATTGGCAGAATTTAACCCAAGAGGTACCGACGTACCAGTTGTTTTAGATTTAATGATTCACGATATTGATATTATACTAAGTGTTGTAAAATCAAAAGTAAAAAGTGTACATGCTAGTGGGGTTTCTGTAATTAGTGATACACCAGATATAGCTAACGCACGTATAGAATTTGAAAATGGTTGTGTCGCTAACTTAACTGCAAGTAGAATTTCATTAAAAAATATGCGAAAATCTCGTTTTTTCCAAAAAGATGCCTATATAGCTGTTGACTTTTTTGAAAAAGCCACTGAAGTTGTAAAAATGAAAGATGCTCCAAAAACACCAGGAGATTTTGATATGATTTTACAAAACGCAGAAGGTGTAAAAAAACAAATCTATTTTGAAAACCCTACAGTTGCTGCTAATAATGCAATTTTAGATGAGTTAGAAACTTTTGCAGATGCAATTGTAAATAACACAACACCAATAGTTACTTTAGAACAAGGTACCGAAGCCTTACGTGTTGCACATATGATTATCAACGATTTTTAAAATAAAAACCTAACTTTAACATTATAATTATGAAAAATATAGCTGTAATTGGAGCGGGAACAATGGGTAATGGAATTGCTCATGTATTTGCACAAAATAATTATAATGTACACTTAATTGATATTTCACAAGAAGCAATTAACAAAGGAATTTTAACAATTACTAAAAATTTAGATAGACTTTTAGTAAAAGAAAAAATCTCGAAAACTGTAAAAACGCAAACATTAACTAATATTACATCATATACTTCAATAGCCGAAGGTGTTAAAAATGTAGATTTAGTAATTGAAGCTGCTACGGAAAATTTAGATTTAAAATTAAATATTTTTAAACAATTAGATGAAGCTACTCCAAAAAAAGCGATTTTAGCTTCAAATACTTCTTCAATTTCAATTACTCAAATTGCAGCAGTTACTAAAAGACCAGAAAAAGTAATTGGAATGCATTTTATGAATCCGGTTCCAATTATGAAATTAGTTGAAATAATTAGAGGATACAACACCTCTAATGAAACAACAAATACAATTATGAAGCTTTCAGAAAGCGTACATAAAGTTCCGGTAGAAGTAAATGATTACCCTGGTTTTGTAGCAAATAGAATTTTAATGCCAATGTTAAACGAGGCAATTGAAACGCTTTACAATGGTGTTGCTGGAGTTCATGAAATAGATACTGTAATGAAATTAGGAATGGCACATCCAATGGGACCATTACAATTAGCTGATTTTATTGGTTTAGACGTTTGCCTTTCTATACTAAATGTAATGCATAATGGCTTTAAAAACCCTAAATATGCGCCTTGTCCATTATTAGTAAATATGGTTTTAGCTGGTAAATTAGGGGTTAAATCTGGTGAAGGGTTTTACGATTATTCCGAAACCAAAAAGGCCGAAAAAATAGCAAAACAATTTATATAATACTTATTTTAACTAAAAAAAAACCTTTCCAAAATTGGAAAGGTTTTTTAATATTATAAATACTTTAAGAAAAAATCCATCATATCTTCTTTTAAATCATAATGCATTTTTACAAAAGTTTTCATTTCATCTCTTAATAATGTTTGTTTCTCTGGAAATTTTACTTCTGAATCTTCTTGATATTTAATTTGTGCAATCTCTCGTTTTTTCATTCTAATCCTGTGCCTCAATTGTCCCATTACTTCTCTTTCACGAATTATTTTATTTTGAAACCCCTCAAGTTGAACCATTACATTGCTTCCAAGTTTTCGCATAGCAACATGTTCTAACTTTTCTTCGAAATAATCCATTTCACTTTCTTGAAATTTCAACTCTCTTTTCCAAACTTCAAGATTGAAGTTTAGATCACTTAAAAATAATAACTGACTCTCCATATTCAATTGCTTTAAATTTTATATAATAAATTTCGGACTTTTAATTTAGATTTTATCTGATATAAATCATATATAAAAAATAATTAAGACCTACTATAAAGATATAAAAAAAGTGTTTTAATAAAAATTAAAACACTTTTAAAAATTTGTTAAATAGCTAATTAATTATCAGAGTTTTCGTCATCTTCTTTTTTAGATGTTTTATTCCAAATTTTAATTTCGTCATCTAAAGTTACACCTGATAAAACTTCAACATTAATTCCATCAGAAATTCCAAGCTCTACATCACGTTTTTCAAATTCTTGATCTCCTACTTTTACTTCAACATAAGGCGTTTCTGTTTTTTTATCGAACTGTAATAATGCTTCTTTAATAGAAAGTACACTATCTTTTTTATCTAAAACTATATCTGCATTTGCACTATAACCTGCTCTAACAAAAAATTCATCATCTAGTGTTACATCTCCTTTTATTTTAAACTGAACTGCTCCATTTTCTTCAGTACCTTTTGGGGCAATAAAATTTAATTTTGCTGGATATTTTTTATTTTCAATAGCTCCTAAAGAAATTTCTAAAACTGTTCCATTTTTAATTTTACCTACTTCAGCTTCATCAACTTGACCTTCAAAAATCATTTTAGTCATATCTGCAATGGTAGCAATTGTAGTACCTGCATTAAAAGTATTACTTTCAATTACTTGGTTACCTTTGCGCACTGGAATTTCTAAAATAGTACCAGAAATTTCAGCTTTTACATTTGTATTGGCAGTTTGCCCCATACCAGCAGCTGAACCTTTTTTAATAATTTGAAGGTTATCTTTAGCATTTTCCAAATCTTGTTGAGCGCTATTATAACTTAATTCTGCAGCTTCAAACTCTGAACGTGCTTTTACCCCTTTTTCAAATAAACCTTTTATTCTTTCGTAA
This window encodes:
- a CDS encoding TolC family protein is translated as MNYINKIAIVFSLCLTSGFAQEKLTKQEAVNLALENNYGILIAKNNIKIAENNASINNSGYLPTITASAGVNYNLDDTEYTLQNGTVSETNGAESNSYNASIGVNYTLFDGLGRSYNYKKLKEAHNLSELEAQTVIENSLLQIFSIYYNVAQLTENSKNISESLNVSKQRLLRAKYGFDYGQNTKLEVLNAEVDVNNDSISYINTQRLLANSKRDLNLVLGRNVNTNFSVDTDISFNLAFDLNTLIEKAKEYNIEIQKVNKNLQISQFEIKINKSNLLPSLSLNSSYGLNKYNNDATFTYAEQLSKGLNAGLSLNWNVFDGGSTKTSIQNAKIYEDNLKVQKEQALNELERNVANALEIYNNSLFILNAEEKNVETNKNNFSRTEEKFKLGQATSIEFRQAQLNLLNAQSSYNTAKYDAKNAELVLLQLSGQLLDTDF
- the ppdK gene encoding pyruvate, phosphate dikinase, which encodes METQQEVKTRVYKFGNKTADGNSTMRNLLGGKGANLAEMGLIGIPVPPGFTITTEVSTEYNLLGKDAVVELITKEVEDAIDNVEQIMGSKFGDKENPLLVSVRSGARVSMPGMMDTVLNLGLNDEVVIGLAKKSGNERFAWDSYRRFIQMYGDVVLGMKPESKDDIDPFEEIMEALKHKRNIELDTEFTIQDLKDLVYDFKEAVKKRTGFDFPTNPWDQLWGAVMAVFNSWNSDRAVYYRKMNGYPGEWGTAVNVQAMVYGNMGSNSGTGVCFTRDAGTGENLFNGEYLIDAQGEDVVAGTRTPQQITKIGSLRWAELAKVEEEDRVANYPSLEELMPEIYNELNEYQQKLELHYKDMQDMEFTIQDGKLWILQTRNGKRTGAAMVKIAMDFLKEDLITEKEALLKIEPNKLDELLHPVFDPIALKKANVIAQGLPASPGAATGKIVFFADEADKYKHSILVRIETSPEDLEGMNIAKGILTARGGMTSHAAVVARGMGKCCVSGAGALKIDYKARTLTVGDHVYQEGDWISLNGSTGNIIEGKVATAEPEVSGEFAEIMKLSDKYATMQVRTNADSPKDAKVAVKFGAQGIGLTRTEHMFFEVDRIKAMREMILADTVKGRKEALNELLPMQREDFEGIFEAMDGLPVTVRLLDPPLHEFVPHQLETQRSLAEDMHISLEAVKIKVAELEEFNPMLGHRGCRLGITYPEITEMQTRAIIEAALNLKEKGIVAKPEIMVPLIGTIAEFENQEAVIRATAEEVFKERNDSVEYLVGTMIEIPRAALTADLIAKKADFFSFGTNDLTQMTFGYSRDDAGKFLPVYIENRILNVDPFEVLDQEGVGQLVKTGTEKGRSTKPNLKVGICGEHGGEPSSVEFCYNTGMNYVSCSPFRVPIARIASAQAAIKKQA
- a CDS encoding Rossmann-like and DUF2520 domain-containing protein → MIKISIIGGGNVAYHLTAILLKTPTVKLVEVYNRTLDKIQYLKHKTAITANLNTLKDADIYIICVSDNAIEEVSKQLNLNNKLVVHTSGSVAIDELKCNANKGVFYLLQSFSKDKNVDFSNIPICLEAETKKDLELLETLAQTISKNSYHINSSQRRNIHVSAVFINNFVNHLYYIGNQICSNNNVPFEILQPLIKETALKIETLTPFEAQTGPAKRNDTKTLKKHEAMLSKNQKEIYKLLSQSIYNTYGKKL
- a CDS encoding HAD family hydrolase → MEKSYKEIMPQINTFIFDVDGVLTNGLITITTNGELIRNMSVKDGYALKTAVDSGYNVCIISGGSNEGVRARLEGLGINDIYLGTHTKIVQLNEYLSKNNINPENVLYMGDDIPDYPVMKIVGLPCCPKDAVSEIQGIAKYVSQKKGGTGCVRDVIEQVLKVQGKWTQQFNAQTD
- a CDS encoding DUF2147 domain-containing protein encodes the protein MKKTISILSCLFFIGILSVQSQSIFGKWKTIDDQTGNEKSIVEIYQKDGKAYAKIVKLLEKGNENKVCEECKGAKKNKPMVGMEIIDGLSKDGDEWNDAKILDPKTGKEYKCYITLEDPNKLKVRGYVGFALLGRSQYWHRVTE
- a CDS encoding protein-L-isoaspartate(D-aspartate) O-methyltransferase, which codes for MKDTLKHQGLRNQLVETIKEKGITDTHVLKAIASVPRHLFMDSGFENFAYQDKAFPIAADQTISQPYTVAFQTELLNVKPNDKILEIGTGSGYQTAVLLEIGARVYTIERQKELFKKTKFFLPKLSYKPKKIIFGDGYKGLPDEAPFEGIIVTAGAPYVPKPLLSQLKIGGRLVIPVGDKVQIMTLFVRTGEKVFEKHELGDFKFVPMLKEKN
- a CDS encoding Gfo/Idh/MocA family protein, which codes for MLKAGVLGAGHLGKIHLKLLNQSNKYELVGFYDPFEENAKKVSEEFGYKKFNSVQELIEAVDVVDIVTPTLSHFDCAKEAIEKGKHIFIEKPITKTIEEAEAILNLASKHSVKGQVGHVERFNPAFTAVKSTIVNPMFIETHRLAEFNPRGTDVPVVLDLMIHDIDIILSVVKSKVKSVHASGVSVISDTPDIANARIEFENGCVANLTASRISLKNMRKSRFFQKDAYIAVDFFEKATEVVKMKDAPKTPGDFDMILQNAEGVKKQIYFENPTVAANNAILDELETFADAIVNNTTPIVTLEQGTEALRVAHMIINDF
- a CDS encoding 3-hydroxyacyl-CoA dehydrogenase family protein, coding for MKNIAVIGAGTMGNGIAHVFAQNNYNVHLIDISQEAINKGILTITKNLDRLLVKEKISKTVKTQTLTNITSYTSIAEGVKNVDLVIEAATENLDLKLNIFKQLDEATPKKAILASNTSSISITQIAAVTKRPEKVIGMHFMNPVPIMKLVEIIRGYNTSNETTNTIMKLSESVHKVPVEVNDYPGFVANRILMPMLNEAIETLYNGVAGVHEIDTVMKLGMAHPMGPLQLADFIGLDVCLSILNVMHNGFKNPKYAPCPLLVNMVLAGKLGVKSGEGFYDYSETKKAEKIAKQFI
- a CDS encoding efflux RND transporter periplasmic adaptor subunit, giving the protein MKKTLIFGGIAVALIAVLLWFGAKNSQSPIQYETETPFTTNIVKKTVATGKVVPLEEAEIKPKVSGIIEEIFVEEGAEVAVGDLIATIRVVPNVQSLNSAQGSVKTAQLRFDNAKTNYERIKGLFEKGVKARSEFEAAELSYNSAQQDLENAKDNLQIIKKGSAAGMGQTANTNVKAEISGTILEIPVRKGNQVIESNTFNAGTTIATIADMTKMIFEGQVDEAEVGKIKNGTVLEISLGAIENKKYPAKLNFIAPKGTEENGAVQFKIKGDVTLDDEFFVRAGYSANADIVLDKKDSVLSIKEALLQFDKKTETPYVEVKVGDQEFEKRDVELGISDGINVEVLSGVTLDDEIKIWNKTSKKEDDENSDN